ACCATGAGTTAGTCAGGGGGGCCTGCACTAAAAGCTCCCTTCAAGTAAGCAAGCTTGGACAAGTTGCCCATGCTTGGGGCATCTCCCTAGGCAATTAGAAGATGCCTAGTATGTAATGAAGGTGGTCACCCTGTGACAAACTAGGCAGCTGCCTAGGGCTTTGGTAATCAGTTAAACACTGGATGACACTTGAAACTGAAGCTTCACATCAAGAACTCTAAATTTTGAATACAAAATTCAAGCTTAACAACTACACATACCTTCCATTATCTGCAAATATTGCCATTCAAGTGATGAAGAATaaccatatatatgtatatatatatattcttgagGCATAAGCAACTGGTATCATTTCTGCGCTCAAACAAAGCATCCCCCCCTCCACACCACACcccacaatatatatattctggAGGCAGAAGCAAATGGTATCATTTTTGCACTCAAACAAAGCATCCCCCTTCACACCACACCCCACATTTCTGCTCCCCATGGAAAGCACATGTTTAATCACTTCCTCAATATATTAGtctaaaaattaacatttgacCATCTTTCAGTGTGTTATTCCTATGTAGTGGCACAAAACTCATTCATGTTCAACCAAAAAATACAAAGTATGAATCTAAGGTTTAATAGCAAATGAACTCCTAGAGTATGTAGGAGAGACTCATCACAGCCAAGGAATGGAAAAGGCATGCATCAATGCAAGAGAAgtgaatttttttcataaagaagCAAGAAAAGGGAAGTGGCAATTTATCTAGCACACTGCAACACTAGATCAACACAAAGTCATATAACAAAGCATACCTGAACCACTTGTTACAATGTTTAATCTCTTGGCCACTATCTACTTCACAATCCTGTGCGACTCAGATTTTGCCTCAAAATGAGAGCTTTAAATGTTCTTGCCGGTTCAATCACTTTCCAAAACTCTAGCTAGCATTCCTTGACCTTCCACTAACTCAGGTGGGCATGCAGTATTCCTGTTCTGACTCCAAAATTTATACCAACATACTAGAAGTTCATCCAGATGGAGTAGCTCATAAATTCTTTGACTCTATTTATATGTTATAGTCATAATTGGAACACTAAAAACgaaaaaaacaacaagaaaaaataCAAGAGATTCATAAAATGGATTGTCGAAGCAGATCCTGATAACTGCACAGATCCAGAAAAACCTCCAAAAGTATTGGGTGTTTGGGTTGTATTAGATACAGCAACATTCTTGCAAGTTCCAAAAGGTGCTCCTGCCTGCACAATCCCATCAAGAAGGTTAACTTTAGAAACAAATACCTAAAAAAAGcacataattacaaaaatatgagAAGGAGCCTTTGATCCATGAAGTCCCAAGGATCCAAATTATCCTATAGAACTATTCAAACCATgaacactataaaaaaaatgtagagaTGTTGTGAACAAATGGAAATATCAATATATGACATAATCCCATCAAATCAAGTTTAGTTGCAGGATGTCAGAGAGGTTTTAAGAGTATAGATAACATTGGGAATGCTAAGGTTATgtttcaatatttgaaaatttctcAACATTTTGCATGTGCATACCCATGTATAACTCAGTATTTCAAGTTAGGCATTAGTTTAGATTCATGATGTAGATGACTTTTTGTAGTCTcaaattatatttgatcttGACCAACATAGAAGGTGTGGGGTCAAGATTTGACATCTTCTGCAACTACAGGAAAGAACTACTTTTCATCATCCCATTTGCATGCAAGGGAGCAAAcagatagaaaataattcaaattttggcCACTAATTGTAACAAACTCTGGGTTTGCAGAGACAACACAAAATTGAGTTGATGCAAGATTGAGGTACAAAAATATTCAGCCATGAATTTGGAAACTGGGGAAAACATCAGAAAGAGTCATCaacttaacattttttaattagtttcatAGTTTGTCAAAGACTTGGACAAAGAATTTGGATAGTTTGATGAAATTCAGACAAATAGGTCAATAATTGAAGTTTTCTGACCGACCAAACTCAGGTCCACATTGTCTGAATTACTTCAGTCAGCCCTGTGCTTTTAAATCCAAACAAAGTTACTTCAGACAAATAAAAATTGTGCCAGTCACTATGTGATTCAAAAATCATGAGACAACACTCTGAATGAAGCAAGAGCACAAACAACTAATATGACATGCAGAATCAAATACTAACAATCATCTTTGAGACAAGGAAAGAGGACAAACCTGGCAGGCAGCAACAGAGCTACAACCACACAATGTCTGGCCATTCATTCCATCCAGAACATCAAAAACACCACCACCATCACTCCTCTGCAATATGTTTTCCTTGGTTAAGATGCTTAATTGGAATATATTCTTGTATATGTTTTTCTATTAAGTCCAAAGTTCAATACCATGTAAAAATTAACCGCCAAGAAGTTGGGCATCACATTCCCTGCTGCTTTGTAACAGGTACCTACCAACTCACCGACTGTAGCCGAATGCTCTTTGCAAGAGTCAGATTCAACTGGAAATGATGGGAAAGAATTCTGTAGAAAAAGAGACGCACTTTTCGAATTGAGTGGCCGTGATTCCTTTCTGTTTGGGCATGATCCTTGTACCACCCCAGCATCTCCAGCTGAAATCCATTACATACAATACAACATTGATTATAGAAGAAgctaatataaacaaaattataaacataCAAGATTTGTGTAATACTTACGCTCATTTTCCACCATGTACCTCCATTGGTAGGCAATTCCTTCATCTGCTTCCTTTGAAGCAATAGAAGTGAAAACCAGAAGCCTGTGATTCTCTTGTACCATATCAGTCACGGTGGGCCAATCTTCACCCTTTCTTGGCATCTTAGAAACTGGAAACCAGTACTTGTCTAACCCAGCATTAGTGAATAAGTTTGTCAACCCTTTAGGAGTATGCACATAGTCCTCAATTACAATGGTCACAATTTCTGATGGGTTCTCACTCAAGAATGTTTCCACTTCCTTCAGAGTGTTAATTGCAGGTTGCTGTGAACATTCAGGTAAATACATTAAGAAACTAGTTTTGCAAAACCATGATATTTAAAATGCCATGAAAAAAAGACTAAATTGGACAAGATGAAGCATAGATTACAAAGGCTGTGAAGTTGTAACACTGCCCCCGAAATGAATGGCAGAGCCAGATATCATTCTCGAAGTCGTACATATCCAACATCAATCCTCTCACTCCATTCTAAAGAATACCCATCAAACATTAAGTCAAAATTAAGACAAGAAATTAGATCAAAAGCAAAAATGTTACTTCTCATTAACCGAGGAGAAACAGAATTCTCTCACGCTccatttggttgccaagaaacctgaggtgaagaaaatgaaaacaaaattttgagcCTCTCTCCCTTCACATTGATTTAGTTTCAAACCATAAACCTCACCTCAATTAAGTCAAATAGTTTTATCCAACTTAAGTTTCATGGTTTCCAGTATTAGgcttaattcaaatattattttccaaggcattctcagcaaccaaacagagcacaTAAATGGGAATGGAACTTAGAAACAAAGAACAGAAGACACACCCTTAACTGATTAGTGACAGTGTCTTCTTGATTGTAAAACGTTATTCTCTGAACACCCGGCAGGGGCGGCGCATCAACAATGGAAAACGCATTGTGGGTCATAAGCCACGAGTACTTGTTGAAAGGCAACCCATTAATCTACGCATCAATTGCACAGAATAGCTCACACCCATCCTCAAATACCCAAAAGATCAccaaaaagtaaaaggaaaagaggcTTACAATTGTAGTAGGGATAGTTGCTTGGCCTCTGGTGCAGATGGGTTGATTCTTCCCCATCGCAGGACAGTTCCCACAGTAGAGACCTGGCCCACAGTCAGTGGGCAAAGAACATGGCTCAAGAACCTGCCAATTCCCAAAATTAAGTACAAAATTCAGAAAGAGGAAAGCGAACTTGTACGGATCTTGAACACGTTATGTTATAGAGAGAGAAGTACCTGGCAATTGCGATTAGAGCAAGCAGCGGAATTGATAATCAAGACAGAGATGATAAGTAACAGAAGGAAGTAGCCATTTGGAATTGCAGAGGCTCTGCATAACCTACGCTGGTCGGAGAAACTCGGGAACATGGGAACTGTACCAGAGAGAGAATCAAAGCAGCCTCTCTCTCTCCGTCCCAGatgaaagcaaaagagaagatTTGCTGAAAAaggggagagagggagagagagagagagagagcgtaAACAAATCACAACTCGACAGGTTTTTGTACATTAAACGCGGGCTCTATTACTTTCATTTTctgtttctcttttcttttgagCCCAACTCCCTTTTGTGAAGCCACCTCCAAAACGACGTCGCGTTAGGCAAAACCCCACCTGAATTATCCATCCCAAACGTATTTAAATcccccttttcttcttttctttttttggctcGTAGCTCTGCGTTTTGCCACTCTCTGGTAGGCTTCTGTGGATGCGTTTCACGTGGTGGGGCAGGTCATGGGTGCTACCGATGGCCACTTTGGGCTTGTGGTGTTTGATCATTTGCCTCTCGGACATTTACAATACAATGCAGCCCGTCTGATGCACAATCCTGGTAGATGTGTCATCGTCAACACTCAACCGTGACACACAATAGATTTGTTTCTTGCAATTAGCGATAATTCCACATCACAAgcaacgattttttttttcttaagtccAAACTTGTAGGATAGTTTGCTTGGGTGGGTTAAATGACACTGAGTATGAATTTAGCTCTCTTGCGATGCTTAAATTACGAGGGCACCAAAACTGTGTCAATCACGTCAGACTTGAAAATTAAGATGGTGTGACTTACCAACCCAAAGCTCATAAAGAGACATTACTCTTTTACCAAGTCATTGCACTTCAATTAAGATTTCGATTCTGCAGATACCAAACCCTCAGGCGGTAGAAATCAGAAGAAATCTTGCCTAGAATGCACCTTCACGTACCACTCATTCAAGATGAGGATTATGACTACTAAGCATTTGTGCTATATAGAAGACTTGTAATACGCTCCTCTTAATGGATGCCCAACCAGTCAATGgactgaaaaaataaaataggaaggCAACCCACCTTGATTCACATCTTTTTAATATGGGCAGTTCACAGGAAACATTTCATGTCATGTATTCATCCATTTTCCCTCTTACATGAAAATTTTCTGTCAGAAAGTTCAGTAGAATATGTAGAATTTAAAATCTAGTCCAAGTTCCCTATCAATGGAGATAGACAATCGTCCCTTAAATGACAAAATGGCTAAGAATCCACCTTTCCTCTAAGGCCAATGAGAATGATGTTTCTGCGTGTAAAAGAATGACAAAAATATTATCAAGATTGAAATAAATGATTGATTAAGCAAGCTTTTTAGCACGGCCACTAGAAGGAGCAACATCCTCTTTCTTCGCACCAGACGCCTCTGGCTTCCTAGCCCATGCAGGAGCTCTATCTGGCTCATAACGGTAATCATAAAAGAGTTCCTCTCCTGCGCTAATCCGTTCCTTGGCAAATATGCCAACCCTGTGATCCCCTGCGACCATAATCACCTGCCACAGCATGTTAAATTGATTGTGAGAGGGAAATTGGTTAAAGCACCCCAAAATGGTGATGCTCGGTATTTCTCAAACAATTTTATCAAAACCTCAATAAGGTTCACCAAAGAA
Above is a genomic segment from Vitis riparia cultivar Riparia Gloire de Montpellier isolate 1030 chromosome 7, EGFV_Vit.rip_1.0, whole genome shotgun sequence containing:
- the LOC117918776 gene encoding PI-PLC X domain-containing protein At5g67130 isoform X2 → MFPSFSDQRRLCRASAIPNGYFLLLLIISVLIINSAACSNRNCQVLEPCSLPTDCGPGLYCGNCPAMGKNQPICTRGQATIPTTIQPAINTLKEVETFLSENPSEIVTIVIEDYVHTPKGLTNLFTNAGLDKYWFPVSKMPRKGEDWPTVTDMVQENHRLLVFTSIASKEADEGIAYQWRYMVENEPGDAGVVQGSCPNRKESRPLNSKSASLFLQNSFPSFPVESDSCKEHSATVGELVGTCYKAAGNVMPNFLAVNFYMRSDGGGVFDVLDGMNGQTLCGCSSVAACQAGAPFGTCKNVAVSNTTQTPNTFGGFSGSVQLSGSASTIHFMNLLYFFLLFFSFLVFQL
- the LOC117918776 gene encoding PI-PLC X domain-containing protein At5g67130 isoform X1; translation: MFPSFSDQRRLCRASAIPNGYFLLLLIISVLIINSAACSNRNCQVLEPCSLPTDCGPGLYCGNCPAMGKNQPICTRGQATIPTTIINGLPFNKYSWLMTHNAFSIVDAPPLPGVQRITFYNQEDTVTNQLRNGVRGLMLDMYDFENDIWLCHSFRGQCYNFTAFQPAINTLKEVETFLSENPSEIVTIVIEDYVHTPKGLTNLFTNAGLDKYWFPVSKMPRKGEDWPTVTDMVQENHRLLVFTSIASKEADEGIAYQWRYMVENEPGDAGVVQGSCPNRKESRPLNSKSASLFLQNSFPSFPVESDSCKEHSATVGELVGTCYKAAGNVMPNFLAVNFYMRSDGGGVFDVLDGMNGQTLCGCSSVAACQAGAPFGTCKNVAVSNTTQTPNTFGGFSGSVQLSGSASTIHFMNLLYFFLLFFSFLVFQL